A stretch of DNA from Montipora foliosa isolate CH-2021 chromosome 4, ASM3666993v2, whole genome shotgun sequence:
ACACTTCATGATCATGATAATgcctctcagatagtacgcccgagctttgattggctaattttgcGGACCCTATTCTtcagtacggcccgctaaatttgaaattttggtgCGACATTTTCTAGTAAGTTTTTCATGTTCTTTACGTGAAACAATCTTGTCaaattgttttaatcttgcaagCAACCATTTCAAAAAGGCAATAGGATTATTgtctttttcagatttttacacatgccaatcatttgtggcagttgaacgtcCCGATGgccttcaactagtttcctttcccgcgcgCCTTGTTACCTcaagagatataataaatatcttatgAAACACGAAAACGCACTATAGAAGGCGCGGTGCCTTAGGCACGTGCAAATGATGTATCAATCAAACGTTAACACTAATTTGTGCAATAGAAAACCTCCTTATGTCGATGTGTCCGTAATATATGCCATAAAATGTTATCTGCCGTTCTTTTTTTGATCCCCAGTCTCTTTTTCTCGCGCTAAAAATATCTTAGAGGCTTCCacctctgtgttgctgtttgttgatcaccatcttggataattaatcagttgtgcttgaatgaattcgaacaaaagcagtgcGTGAAGCGACCCCTTTTATAGCGCGTCTTTGTCTTTAACCTCGTTTTCCCGGCCCGtcctgtaagttacggatcctcgtttttacCTGTTGATTTATGTCGCGTGCGCTTCTTGCTTGGGCAATAAATCAACGGGGAAAAAACTTGGTCCgtacctcgaactcggttagtaagagttAGATAATGATTTGTTTACGTACTCCTAGTTTCGTGGATTGTTACCAGGTTATATTAATTTAGTATTACCCAagtagtggactaatgcaaaacctgcattttgattggctacgctactagaggactattgtTAATaatcctcgagtagcgaaaagcgtgacgcttctttcattttattcccaaataaattgttctttaacttgcatttgctaactttattattgccttttttgtcCGACTagctgggtgatactaaaacaattagacccttcgccctcaagggccacgggtcaataacccattcggcttcgcctcatgggctattgaccaaACTTTCATTTATCCTAGCTTTTTTCGTTTGCTGGACCCACATAGATCGGTGAAGATAAGAGGATCTATCTCAATAGACTCTATTCacgatgtccgccatgttggatctgctattatcatgcaaattagctacacacttgtgagggggcaaacaacacaagttcgagaggttataacgaacatctaagccacacagatgatttgtttcacattcactgaatgtttatcaccaaagtagtaaaatagaatgattacacaagttacttcgatgtttttttagtgaaaaatgagcagataacaaggtagaaagtcaaaatgttaAAGGCaaaggtataaaattattataaaagttatttaattctaaattctaaaatgtacttttagcaatgttattttaatatttcgacgagccgattttccgcaatttgcctttttttcaatgtttgccccccagcataacacatggcaatttgaaaaccaacatggcggctattgtgaattagtggaaaataccataatactccttgtttgtccacccaaattgtgaataagcattgttttaaaattctcttGGGACCATAGTAAGTCCCTAGAGAAACAagaacaatgcttattcaaaatttgggtagGGACATACCTTTTGttaaacactatatttcattggctgtatagtgaacttcctattgttttctgtgccaAATCcatttgttatctttgttcgttctattgttcttttggccaatcctgaagcccatTAAATGAGGTACAACACGACCCCAAATTTTGGGGgcaaaacaaagagtattatggtattttccgcatCGGGCAATTAACAGTATTAATAAGAGCAAGTTTACAACGACATTTTTCTATCTCCGGCACTTATGtacatttgcttgttttcttttctctttccagGGTCTATCAACGATACTTTTTGACAATCCTGCTGTAAAATGTCATTTGGTATGTAAAACTTGCATAAGGAAGTAGGGTTATGTTTAGAGAGCCGTAATCGCCATTTCTTTTATGTGAAAACGCAATGTTTGGTCATGCGGCTGTGTCGAAATCTCCAACTAGTCTCTTGATAGGGACGAAACATAAGTATGTCGGGCTCTTTGGCCCGATTCAAACGTCGagctttacatgtgccgaatctaaggaaaatgagaaaaatctattgccttcgctcatttgcattagattcggaacatgtaaagttcgacgtttgaaacgggcctttgCGACAATATAGCTTGTAGTATCcttcacaattaaaaaaaacggAAAGTTAAAATTCAGTGAATTTTGGCCATGATAATCCTATCTGCCCGCACATACTGCCAGTTTAACCTCGCAtttaaagacaaagaaaaagcaaGAGCATTTCTACTGTGAGATTGAAATTTAGTTGACAAAATACGCAGTTGCTcagaataattaacaaaatgattTGGTTGTGCTTTTTCAGGTAAGCAATGGCGCCGAATGTGTGCTGATCAAGAAGAGTTGGTTTCTTCAGCACGCAAACGAGGCCATGTTACGAAAACTTCGAAATCAGGTTAGTCCATGTACAGAATTATTTCACGTGATGTCACGACCGAAATCATCTCCTTCGCGGCCCTTTTTTTGCGTGACATCGCAAAAACGGCCGCGAAGGAGCCGAAACCAAAACCAAGAAACGGGCGTTATGCTTGTGCCTCAAAGTATCGTCTGTGAAGTGACGTGGATCAACGTCGATGGCTTTCACGCTCGCTTAGCTAAAAACGCTTTTTCGTCGCAGAGGACTTCGTGCCAGAGAATTTGAGGCGGGTACAAAATGCCCCGTCTATTCTTCCCCCTGCGAACGGTGCTGTCGCGGACTATTTCTTCTACAGAGCAAGTCGCGCTACAGCTTTGGGAAATTTTTAACCGACTGCTCCCCGTTCCTTACTTGAGATTCAACTACCTAATCCGGTTGTCAGTTTAGCCTGTGCGTTctattgaccgtattccggaataggcaTACAGGGAATGGAAGTTataaatcctgcctttttacggagatttacattaaatttgtcaaacacttgctaaatgttattttaaacatatctttattattcttgttgcttcaaaacgcgaGACGTACTGTATTAAAtaatcactccacgtattcttattccggaattgggtcaatcgaacgcacccttattcATTCAACGAAATGACGGATTAGAGGGCAGCGTACGACTTCCTGTTAGTTCAGTTTTAATCGCAAACTCTTGGCTTTAACAGAAGACTTCTAACAGTGTAGTCAATCTTTTCTTAGATTCCTCCGTACCCAAGTCAGGCTAAACTGGAACAGAAGATGCAAGATCAAGCGAACTGGGACTCCTTTAAAACACAAACTATAAACACTCTCTTAGATACCCTTCATTTATGACATACGGTCACAGAAGAATCTGCAGTTAGTTCAAGCCTTATACGTTggcgatttaaaaaaatatgaagactttatttttgACTTATTTTGTACAATGTTTTAGATGAAATTTTTCTAGATTATTTATTAGAATCGTACGTTCTTCGAGAAGGAGTGGATACCTTTTTCCTTAATCGAACTTCGAACTTGAATTAGTTACGattgtaaattatttatttcaaatttaaattaaaggcGGACGTCCAATTTCATATGTATATAAGGAAGAGCTATTTTCAAATTGACAAATTTTAGCTCTTAGAACTAACAACGATTGTCTAAAAGCAATTaattaaaagattaaaaaagtccacgcactcatgatcagttgtgTTTAATAGAAAGCGAGAATGGCCATTTTTTTTAGCCGACGTTTATCACTGGCTCTCAAAAGACGgagaacctcaaatttggtgatttcacgtcattGTTATCCACAATACTGCaattatgtgctaaaatgcgtgtcGCTGGAGTACGTCTCCtatttttaaccaatgatatcattgtcttctgtcgtcgccgtagccatcgtggtttcttaaagtgcctatgaagtaaaaaatatcttttgcttattttaaagaccttttagaaatgatgaaaaatggtgttttctattttggaaatATCGTTTccgagatattcaagtttttgttcaaaaattgatgaCGTCAAAAACTGTACAGATGCCTGTAATAAAtcccaaaattgagaatatgATCAGTAAATATTGGACgggtgttgttcaaacttggcaccagtAATGTTACCtacatccaggtgatctggtgacgtaattcggaggactggagagaaacattttaacgccgtatcccacaaccgcgcgcggctttattttcgaattcaacatggcagcgGCAAGGTTAGATCTtttcgggtctacttgaatgttcattcaataacaggaaatgtggtagatacgtaatgatctgttgagttttggcgatggcaatactgcagggaatttggaaacaacacctaaggccgcgcaccattgtgggatacggcattaaattttttcttcccagtcctccaaattacgtcaccagatcacctggatcaGATAGGGCACAAATTGACACCAGTtaagatgttgccatggcaacattctCGTTTTTAGTCCCTCTCTGAAATGAACCATACATCTCGGGTTTTGAACAGATAAGTACAAGCAGATTGTAAGACTTGCAACACATATGCTGCCTAAGCTGTATAAGCTTACCAAGAATGATCATGTATTATTACGGCAATAAACGACACAATCAGTCCTGCGTTAAATAGACCCAGCAGCAAAAatggtttccatggcaacagcaTAGAGGGTATCATTTTGTGTTTTACTTGACGTAGAATGCCGCTGTCAAGTTTGAGCAACATCCACCCAATATTTTtggagatattctcaattttgtgatttacaGTCACTTGcacagtttgtgacgtcatcgtttttgaacaaaaaattgaatatctctggatgatgatgatgatgatgataaactttatttcagtgtaaAGTCTTCTAGCCGGGTCTGAAAGGCCTACTAATAGCGGACAcaaagggcgcgttcgattgaccgtattccggaataggaatacatggaatagaatttagaaatccttcgtttttacggagattcacattaaaattatcaaacacttgaTAAAATGCTTCTTTACATACATTTATTATCCTTTTTGCTTTAAActcgccaaacataccgttttaatcatcactccacgtattcttattccggaactgagggtcaatcgaacgcgccctaaattaAAATACTATCAGCTCtaactaatttaaaaaaaaatatttacaaagaataaaatttataaaaacATACATACTAAAAAAAATATCTGTAAAACGTACTCGGATTTATCATATAAAATGATACTTATTAGCTAGGGGATGTCCTTCTTGTCTATAAAGTGTCGTTTATGCACCACATAGAAAGCACTTTTTACAGCACTCTGAGATTACTCGTTCGAGAGAAGATATTCcaattcttcatcattttgaaaggtctttaaagtaagcaaaagatattttttaattaaactccctaattatgTGAAGTCACCTAGTTTGAGGTTTTGAATGCAACGTGAGCGTACGAATACAAACCCACGTGAACGAGAtcgaataatcgcgaaagacacGCGAGAGTGCAAATTTGGAGATGACGTTTCCGTCGACGTCGCCGTGGTAGATCTTAAGGAAGAAGAAGACGACGGCAACGGCGACaactggaaacaaatccaaactaGAGGCCataacgggatttgaacccgggacaaccgcatgcaaacccaatgGCCTCACGGTAACCACTAGACCGAGCCGCCTTTACGTAACCTCAAATTCGTTGTCACTGACAAGAACCTGTCAGAAATGGTTAATCTAAGAAATAAGCAATTTAACAATTCCGTTTAATGTTGTCTTTAAGGTTCCTGTCGAGTTCtgaccaggagcccatcctggagcgtgcaacttccatacagcgtctttgaaacggcgttttcacaagtaggtttatttttagactagcccttcccgcgaattaggtcaaaaaacaaagtcagttacggttcagtgaccctatgacgtcagcttaatttcttgtaattggtcatcgggctcctgtgggagtctcattagcgggaaattcaatctaaaaataaccttacttgtgaaaacgccgttgcacaagtatagctaagttgcacgctccgggtgatgggctcctgttcTGACTCATTAATTTTTAGCAAAAAAGACAGCAAAGTTGACCCGGTCGAAAACTGGcaatgaaaaacgaaaagaagTTCTACCCGCGATTCCAGTTCACGAAGGAGACAGGAGAAGAGTGCTTTACACGAGTAGGTTACTTGCGTATCACGATGC
This window harbors:
- the LOC138000999 gene encoding uncharacterized protein gives rise to the protein MAGQLIRSLRDLKLAHAQTECPSAPPDYNNEVIIAVSLCFQNDNENGTSDPDQKAEQVVVQIELLKPTDQFGLSTILFDNPAVKCHLVSNGAECVLIKKSWFLQHANEAMLRKLRNQIPPYPSQAKLEQKMQDQANWDSFKTQTINTLLDTLHL